The Streptomyces cynarae genome contains a region encoding:
- a CDS encoding molybdenum cofactor biosysynthesis protein — protein sequence MEQVEIVQLLVSPVHRFQGRPSDGVPELPREELVATAQVRKGLGIVGDRYFNRPAHRSASVTLMAAERLPQAVSGEADLCLTRRNVLLRGVDIDAYIGETVFLDCGSGPVVLAVRSAARPCAWMDSTIGPGAQRALRGGGGVRCLPLSDGILTVGPAAFGVCTDSREE from the coding sequence GTGGAGCAGGTGGAAATCGTTCAGCTGCTGGTCTCTCCCGTGCATCGTTTCCAGGGCCGTCCGAGCGACGGTGTCCCGGAACTGCCGCGGGAGGAACTGGTGGCCACGGCGCAGGTGCGCAAAGGGCTGGGCATCGTGGGCGACCGGTACTTCAACCGTCCGGCCCATCGCAGTGCGTCGGTCACCCTCATGGCGGCCGAGCGCCTGCCGCAGGCGGTCTCCGGGGAGGCCGACCTGTGCCTGACCCGGCGCAACGTCCTGCTGCGGGGCGTGGACATCGACGCGTACATCGGCGAGACGGTCTTCCTGGACTGCGGCAGTGGACCCGTGGTGCTGGCGGTCCGCAGCGCGGCCAGGCCGTGCGCGTGGATGGACAGCACCATCGGGCCGGGCGCGCAGCGGGCGCTGCGCGGCGGCGGAGGCGTTCGCTGCCTGCCGCTGTCCGACGGGATCCTCACCGTGGGGCCTGCTGCGTTCGGGGTGTGCACGGACTCCCGCGAGGAGTGA